The Christiangramia flava JLT2011 region AAACCCTTTTCGCTACGCATTATCACGAATTGAACGAGATGTGCGAGACCTTTGACCGTATTAAGAATTACAACGTTTCTGTGAAAGAATTGAAGGATAAGGTTCTTTTTCTTCGGAAGCTGGTACCAGGGGGCAGCGAGCATAGTTTCGGAATTCATGTCGCGAAGATGGCGGGTATGCCTCAAATGGTGATCCAGCGTGCCAATAAGATCCTGAAAAAGCTGGAGGCCTCCCATGCTATGGAAGATTCGGGCGATATTTTGAGGAAATCAGCAGAAGAAGAGATGCAATTGAGTTTTTTCAATCTGGATGATCCGTTACTGGAAGATTTGAAGCAGGAACTGCTCGGGATTGATATTGATACACTTACGCCGGTGGAAGCCTTGATGAAATTAAATGAGATCAAGCGAATGCTGGGAAGTAAGGAAAAGAAGACTGGAAAATAGCCTATATTTTTGAAAAAAATCTTTGCTATATTGAGATTTGTATTAAATTTGCATCCGCAACGGAAGTAGTGAGGATTACGAGTTGCGATGTTCTTAAACTTGCGAAAATAGCTCAGTTGGTAGAGCGCCACCTTGCCAAGGTGGAGGTCGCGGGTTCGAATCCCGTTTTTCGCTCAGAAAATTGAAATCAGACCCCGGTTGAACGGGGTTTTGTTTTTCGCTCGGATGGTGGAATTGGTAGACACGTTGGACTTAAAATCCAATGGACAAATGCGTCCGTGCGGGTTCAAGTCCCGCTCCGAGTACTGAAAGCCTTTGCAATTGCAGGGGCTTTTTTGTTTTAATGATCTTCCTTTTTATAATATAAATACTACTCTATTTTGCCCTTCTAAAGAATATTAAGAAGAAAATGGAAATAATATTTTGAGTGAAATCCTCCTCTTTTCTATAGATGTTTAGATTTAAAGTACTCCCTTATCCATCTCAATTAGCATGGAATTTGGGGATTTAACTCTTATAAATTTTACTCGATTTCTGCAAAGACAAGACTGCTTTAAATTCCTAATATTTTCCGAGTCTATGTTTATAAATATCGCCCTAGTCAGCAGTAGTTCATCATAGGATAGTCTTGAGTTTGATAATCCAAGAATTTGTGAAATACTAAGTGAAAGATATCCATGCAGGGACTTTTTAAGAACTTACTAGTGATAATGATATTTGAGCCGACAGTTGTTAAAACGATTTCCTAACGATCCCTCCTTTATAAGGTTCAGAGGTGTTTTTAATTTCAAAATCCACAATCCCAAGTATCAATTCCTCTTCGGTGATTACTTCAACCTTCCACTGGCCTTCTTTCAGGTTATTTTTATAAGTATATCCACGGAAACCACTGTCACGCCCACCGGAAACTTCAAAATCAATGTCATCTGTTACTTCCCATTTCCTGGTGTCAGCATTGTACCATTTCCACCTATGAAAAACGGACTTTTTTAAATTGGTAGGCGCGAAAACAGAAGTGAACACATAAACTCTTTCACCTGCCTGTCGATGAAAAGTGACGTGATGTTTACGCCAAAAGACATACCATGGATTCTTTTCGTACGTGACAATATATTCATTGTTTAATTTCCTTACGTCATGAGCTACCAATCCGGTATCCATAGCCAGGGGGACGGGCGGAATAAGATTGAAATAGTAAAAAACATTAATCGTTATGTAGATGGAAAGAATTAAACTGATCAGTTTTTTAAGACTTATTTCAACTCTAGTATTTGTACTGGAACCGTAAATAATCGTGATAAGTGCGAGTGTACATCCTAAACTGATAAGTCCCGAAACGATAAAAATGAAGGTATTCATTTCCTTGATCAGCGTAGGGATCATAAAAGCGAAAAAGGTAAAGCTGATAAAGAAGTAAATGCTAAACTGAAGGTATTTATTGGATATTTTCTTTTTTAGAAACTCGTTCGCGAATAAGAGTAGCACCAGTAGAATGAAAAAAAACAAGGTTTTGGACATTGATACACTTCTGAAAAAATAGATCACAAAAGCACTTGAAAGAGCCCCAAAAAAGAATTGTATGGCTAACGGAAAATATTCGGAATAGCGAGCTATTAAAGAACCTTTCCACTTGTCCTCATCCACCGTATTGAATAAATAAAGTGTTATGGATAATAAGGTCATATGCATGCAAAGTACCACCGTGTCATAAACACGGTCTACGCGTCCTAAAGTAAGAGTGTCAAAAATAAAACCGCCCATAAAAAAAAGAATGGGAGCATACTTCTGATTGCGATAAATGAACCTTCCGAATGCAGAATTTCTATATTTAACCAAAGTTCTTTTCATACTGTATTTAGTGGGGTCAAATTTATAATAAATACTTCACCCTAATATTCAGTAAGTTTAATACAGGTTGGCTTCTGAAGAATACAAATTAGAATTTTCCCAGGTTTTTGGCGGAAGATTTGTTGCCCTTTGTTTGACATGAATACCTTAACGCATTTAAATATCTAATATCGGAAAGGAAACTGTTAGAATTTCTTCGAAACTGGTAATAATTTGAATATTCATCCTGCTGGATTTACATCATATAAGAACCGCAGAGTTTGAATATCGGATGGATCTGCTATATCGAAAATTTAACCAGGAAAATAAAATGTTCAGCCTTTTGATTCAAATGTTCCGGCAAATGAACTTATAGGCAATGACCAATTATGATGCTATTAAAATATGAGTTTTGAATTAGGAAAAATATGAGAAGAGTAAACTGTTTTCAGATCATTGTTAAAAACAGAGTAGTGACTGCTATCATCTGCAAATGATCCAAGTCCCTACCCAAAGATCAATTACATAAACAAGCCGCCACTACATCTAATTTAGGGTTCAAAAATAAATTGAATCTCTAGAGTAGAGTGATTGGATTAGTTAACGTATTGATTTTGGAAGTTATCGTTGCGATTATAATATCAAAATCACCAAAGTACCTTTTCCTTTATTAGAACTAATCTGCAAACTTTGATTATTGTATCCCATAAATGCCAGCCTTTCCCTAGCCAAGCTTGTACCTTTAGACTGATGGGATGAATTTTCGGAAGCATTTTCATATCCAATACCATTGTCCTGGATTCTGCATTCTATACTTCCGGAGTCAAGTTCATTGAATGAAATGTTTAAAGTCGGATTCTTAATTTTAGGCGGAAAAGCGTGTACAAATACATTTTCAATAAAAGTCTGCATGAGCATAGAAGGGACCTCTACTTCGTAAGTGTCGATATCTGGATCTACATGAAAATTTACTTTTACCGAATCGTTAAATCTCGTATTTTCAACTTTAATATACGATTTCAGGTATAGGATTTCCTCTTCCAGGGAGATCTTTGGTTTCGTACAGTATTCAAGATTCAATCTTATCAACTTTGCAAAATCCCCTAAAAATTCAGAAGCTTTTTCCACATTATTCTCCAGGATGAAATTCTGAATGGAGTTCATCGCATTGAAAATAAAATGAGGGTTCATCTGGGCTAATAAAGCCTCCATTTTGGTCTCCTCAAAGCGTTTTTGTATCAGACTTTTCTGCGATTCAAATCTTTTATTTTTCCGAATTTCATACCGGTATATACTCAGAATAAGCAACGTAATCCCAGCTATAATCAACAAATAAAACCACCATGTCTTCCAAAAAGGTGGTTTGATAGCAAGGTTTAATAATTTTTGATGGTATTTTGTACCCGTACTATAATCGGTAACTTTTACTTGAATATCGTATGTTGAAGAACTTAAGAAGGGAAGGAAGATTTCAGATTTTGAAAACGGTAAACTCCATTTTTCTTTTGGATGAAGTTTGTATTGATACCTTAATTTATCTGGAAATGGATGTGCATTTGTAGCGAATTTAATGAGAACTGTATTTTCGTCATGATCGAATTCCAATTCATTTTTGGATGATAAATTCTTTAAGGATTTTTCATTATTATTGATGCGAATCTCCGTAAGTTTAAGTTCATTAATTTTTCTTTCTGCCTCTAAAATCCTGTCCAGTTCAAGAATATAAAACCCACCTTCACTACCTACGAATAAATGATTTTTAAATAATTCAGTGGCCAATAAAGGTTGATTTAAGCCTTGCTCTTTATCCAGGAAAATTTGTTTCTCGTTGTTTAAAAATGTGAGTCCTTTTTCCGTAGCAATGATCAGGTATTCCTTATATGAACTTAGGAATGATATCGTGTTTCCCTGAATTTTTGCTCTCGGAATTTTCTTCAGGATTTCAAAAGACTTATGGTCATTTACGATGTAGATGTCTCCAAATTCAGTTGAAATGGCCAGTTTGTCACCTATGGGAGAAATATGCCTTAGCTGTTTTTCAGGCCATATATCACTATTTAAATATGAAATAAAACGATCATTTCTCCATTTATAAAGTCCTGAAAACACAGATAAGAAATAAGTTTCTTCTTCATTTCTGAAACTATTTACGATCATGGTAGGGGTAGCGGGATCTTCAGGACTGTAATAGTGATAATCAAAGGCATTCAGGTCTGTGTAAACTCTTACTCCGCCATATGGGTGTGTTTCGATTAGCTTTCCATCCTGGGTAAAATTAATTTCTTCAGAATGTATAGGGATGTAACGCTTAAGTTTACCAGAATTGCCAACAGCAAAAATTCCAATATTTGTATTTATCCAGTAATTTTCTTCAAATACCTTTATGTCATAAAATCTAATCTCTTCAGCCGGTGTTTCATAGTCCAGTTCGTAAAACGAATCTTCATGCTTGGGTAAATTCAAAGAATTTTTACTTACATAATTTTCCTGCCATTCTTTGAAACGTTTTAATGAGATGGTATTCGAGGTTTTGCCTATTATTTGCAATCCCTGGCTTGATAAGGTAGCCGAGGAAAATTTTGTGCGTGTGAAACCTAGAACCTTTCCGGGTAGCGGATGAAAGCTAACATCCTGACTAAGATTGATCTCATGTAGACCTTCGTCCAGAGTTCCAATGTAAAGTTTATCCAATTCAGGGTCATATTCTAACGAGTAAACCTGGTTGCTATTTACATTAAAATCTGCTGCCCTGGAAACGAATTTTTCTCCATCTATCTCAAAGATGCCACCACTGGTATCATAAATACCCCAGGCCCCCGCGAACATTTTATCATTTTTTGTTTGAACCTGTTGCCAGATTATAGATTTACCAAGTTGTTCAGTATTTTCCGAAGCATTTTGCTGTAGATATTTTGCTAAATGTTCCTTGGTGGAATAACCTTTCTGGTTACTATAGATACTATCATTTTTAACAAAAACAGAATATATAGGTTTGCGATCGTTTATTTTTTTTAAACGAAGCGTGTTTTCATCTTCTGCAACCGAATAAACTCCGGTTTTGTAAGTGGTTAGATATAGCTGGTCTTTATATTCAAAAAATCCGCTCACCCGGAACAGGTCATCAGTTTCTGAATAATCCCAGGAACTTACCTTATAGTTCTTAATATTGATCCTGGATACACCATCACTGGTGCCTACATACATAAAATCTCCATATGGAAACAGTTTAGTGATCTCATTATGTACCAGTCCGTCATTTTCGGAAATTATTCTGAATTCTGTGCCGTTATAAATGCTTATTCCGGCTCCGTAGCTTCCAAACCACATGTTCTGAAAAATGTCTTCTGAAATAGCCCAGCAACTATTCAGAGCAAGCCCATCTTCTTCAAAATAACTTTCAAAAACACCATTCTTTTTGCTTACTATTCCATTATCGGTTCCAATCCATAGTGTGTTTGTGCTATCCACAAACAACGATCTTATCGTATTATTGGGTAAGACGTTGCTAGCATTATAAACCTTTCCCGGGTATTTTTGAGAAAATACACTCCAGCTAATTAATAAAACGAGTAAGAGAAGTCTATTGATTTTGGAGAACAGCATTTAAAAATTCTTCTTCTTTTCTGAATGATACCGGCAATTTTTCTCCATTGGTTACTTCAACTTCTTTGTTAGACTTGTTGTACCTAACAACGAAATTAAGATTCAAAACATAGCTTTTGTGAATTCTTATAAAATGAGGAGGTAGAATCTCTTCTACGAATTTCAGGGTTCTGGCAGTGAGTTTTTCAATTCCATCTATGCGTTTCACCTTGCAGTAATTGCTTTCAGCTTTACAATAAAGGATCTGGTTGGAATGAATAAATTCAAATCCTTCCGTAGTAGGGAACGCGATTTTACTGGTATTTTGATCATTAACATTTAAATTCTCCAGCAATAAGGAAAGTTTCTTTTGAGCAAAACTGTGTTCGCTTTTCGATTCAAACCTTTTAATAGCCTGGGCAAGATCAACGTGGTTGATGGGTTTTAGAATATAATCCAGAGCACTCCGTCTTATTGCATCAATAGCATACTTGCTGTATGCCGTGATAAAGATGGTTTCAAAATTCACTTTATCGAAATAGCGGAAAAGCTCAAATCCATTTTTCTCGGGCATCTGAATATCCAGAAACACTAAATCTGGCTCATATGTTTGAATGGCAATTACCCCTGCGTCTACCGATCTGCACTTGGCGGTAATATTGAATTTATGCGGAAAGTACTTGTGCAACGTTTTTTCCAATAAATTCTGAGCATTGACTTCGTCATCAATTATAACTGTTTTGATCATACTGGGATATTCTTAAAGAAAGCACTAATCTAATAGAAAATATAGAATAGGTCGTTTTTACTATGTTTTTGTAATTCTATTTCTTTAAACATGAGTACTCTTTAATAATTTAACTCAGTTGTCGGGAATTTAGAACTATTCAAAAAACAAACAAATTAGAAGTCACGTAAAAATGGCCTTTCTTCAAATTGACTATTTTTTATGTTCCCACCGACCCGTACCTTTGATTTATTTGAGAAATAAATTCATTAAATCTTTCTTAGTTACTGGTTTATTGTCTTATTGAGTTAAAACTGATCTTGTTAAATTCATTAGACCATCTCCAAACTGTTTTTTCTAAACCTTTTTTCTGATTTTTCATTGGATAAGCACGGTGGAGTTGCATTTTCAAATTTTCGTTTCAGTAGATGTAATCGAACCCGGCAGCGACCAGAGCATTTTCGACTTCAAATTGCTTATTAAAGATGCTCTTTCCAATATCACGTTTCTTCAAAATTCCTGGTTTGGTCCAATAATGGAGGCTTGATCAATCTGTTTCAAAATTTGGCTGACGATTTAGTAGCTTTAATTCTTTAGAATTTTCATTTCCCCTTCACAAATCTCAATCTGATTTTTGTTTCTTTTAATTCTGTAAAAATTTTATCTAATTCTCATTCTT contains the following coding sequences:
- a CDS encoding DUF2914 domain-containing protein; the encoded protein is MKRTLVKYRNSAFGRFIYRNQKYAPILFFMGGFIFDTLTLGRVDRVYDTVVLCMHMTLLSITLYLFNTVDEDKWKGSLIARYSEYFPLAIQFFFGALSSAFVIYFFRSVSMSKTLFFFILLVLLLFANEFLKKKISNKYLQFSIYFFISFTFFAFMIPTLIKEMNTFIFIVSGLISLGCTLALITIIYGSSTNTRVEISLKKLISLILSIYITINVFYYFNLIPPVPLAMDTGLVAHDVRKLNNEYIVTYEKNPWYVFWRKHHVTFHRQAGERVYVFTSVFAPTNLKKSVFHRWKWYNADTRKWEVTDDIDFEVSGGRDSGFRGYTYKNNLKEGQWKVEVITEEELILGIVDFEIKNTSEPYKGGIVRKSF
- a CDS encoding sensor histidine kinase, whose protein sequence is MLFSKINRLLLLVLLISWSVFSQKYPGKVYNASNVLPNNTIRSLFVDSTNTLWIGTDNGIVSKKNGVFESYFEEDGLALNSCWAISEDIFQNMWFGSYGAGISIYNGTEFRIISENDGLVHNEITKLFPYGDFMYVGTSDGVSRINIKNYKVSSWDYSETDDLFRVSGFFEYKDQLYLTTYKTGVYSVAEDENTLRLKKINDRKPIYSVFVKNDSIYSNQKGYSTKEHLAKYLQQNASENTEQLGKSIIWQQVQTKNDKMFAGAWGIYDTSGGIFEIDGEKFVSRAADFNVNSNQVYSLEYDPELDKLYIGTLDEGLHEINLSQDVSFHPLPGKVLGFTRTKFSSATLSSQGLQIIGKTSNTISLKRFKEWQENYVSKNSLNLPKHEDSFYELDYETPAEEIRFYDIKVFEENYWINTNIGIFAVGNSGKLKRYIPIHSEEINFTQDGKLIETHPYGGVRVYTDLNAFDYHYYSPEDPATPTMIVNSFRNEEETYFLSVFSGLYKWRNDRFISYLNSDIWPEKQLRHISPIGDKLAISTEFGDIYIVNDHKSFEILKKIPRAKIQGNTISFLSSYKEYLIIATEKGLTFLNNEKQIFLDKEQGLNQPLLATELFKNHLFVGSEGGFYILELDRILEAERKINELKLTEIRINNNEKSLKNLSSKNELEFDHDENTVLIKFATNAHPFPDKLRYQYKLHPKEKWSLPFSKSEIFLPFLSSSTYDIQVKVTDYSTGTKYHQKLLNLAIKPPFWKTWWFYLLIIAGITLLILSIYRYEIRKNKRFESQKSLIQKRFEETKMEALLAQMNPHFIFNAMNSIQNFILENNVEKASEFLGDFAKLIRLNLEYCTKPKISLEEEILYLKSYIKVENTRFNDSVKVNFHVDPDIDTYEVEVPSMLMQTFIENVFVHAFPPKIKNPTLNISFNELDSGSIECRIQDNGIGYENASENSSHQSKGTSLARERLAFMGYNNQSLQISSNKGKGTLVILIL
- a CDS encoding LytR/AlgR family response regulator transcription factor; amino-acid sequence: MIKTVIIDDEVNAQNLLEKTLHKYFPHKFNITAKCRSVDAGVIAIQTYEPDLVFLDIQMPEKNGFELFRYFDKVNFETIFITAYSKYAIDAIRRSALDYILKPINHVDLAQAIKRFESKSEHSFAQKKLSLLLENLNVNDQNTSKIAFPTTEGFEFIHSNQILYCKAESNYCKVKRIDGIEKLTARTLKFVEEILPPHFIRIHKSYVLNLNFVVRYNKSNKEVEVTNGEKLPVSFRKEEEFLNAVLQNQ